The nucleotide sequence GAAAATTAAGGCATTCtgttaaaaattattccaaccCGGGGATTAAGAAGAAGCTACAGAAATTTTGTCAAATTACTTGGCCCATAAGATTTCTGTAAAATTGAGCTATCTTTAATCATTTTCGCGATAAATCATACTAACTCATCACTTGCAAGCAGTATCAGGTGACATTGTTTTGCTTATGCTTGTCACGCTGAAGTATTTCTAGTCAGGTAAATTTCACGCACTAATACGTAGCTTAAATGGTATTCATTATGGTTCAGTCAGCTTATTTTCCGGATGTAaagccaattattattattttcttgtgatAATGCTTGAAATGACATGACTATAAAAGCAATGGTTCGAATGTTATTTAACGTTTTAATATGCTTTGTTTACCAAGTCAAGACACTACTGGGTCCAGTGCTGTAGCTTGTTTTGACGGGAAGAATCTAAAACAAGTGATAAGTAGaagaatatatatgttttaggcATTAAGTTAAATTATATCCCCATTTAGTTTGTTATTACACACATCAATGTTATTTAATTCAAGTTTTAACAGGAAAATAGTGATTTTCGCCAACTGGATAAATTCATTAGCGTTTAAGTTGATTCACACTAAAATGTTCACAAATCTGAGGATTTAACTTACTGctagcttttatttatttttgaagcacTCCCCGGACCATTCTCGTGACTCACGAATCAGTTATCGGTTCTTCTCAACTAAGTAAGGTCCATAATAATGTATGATGACAGTAACAGTTTTGTATTCATAATGCAACTTATGTATGTGTGTTTCAGAAAACCAGCTTTATGAAATCAACCTTATCAGCAGTTATGACAGCCAGCATCTCTGGCCTTAGGTTTCTGCAAAGGACGTGGTCAGTTTTGGCTTCTATTACGCCCTATTGGCTCCACGGCATCACTCATCACCGAAACATCCAGCTTACTTATCTGAGAGAAGTGGGAGAGGTGTTTAATGGTTACCCTCCCGAACACCGACAAAAATCGCCATTTTCTCCGAGGGAAGAGGCCTTTGAATTTTATTCTCTTGAACAACTGGTAGTCGACACATCGTTTCCGAGGAAAAATGTATGTGAGACCTATCCCCCCGAGCAGCTGCATGAGTCACGATCATCGCCAAGGGAAGAGGCCTTTGAAAATTATCCTTCTGAACAGCTGCAAGATTCACCATCATCTTTGAAGGAAGAGGTCTACGAGACTTATCCTCTTGAACAGCTGCAagcatcaacatcatcttcaagggaaAGGGCTGTTGATGCTTATCCTTCCGAGCAGCTGCAAGACTCACCTTTATCTTTGAGTGAAGATGTCTATGAGACATATCCTCCCGAGCTGCATGAAGCACCATTATCCCCATGGGAAGAGACTTTTGACACCTATCCTCCCGAGCTCATGCAAGATTCGCGGTCACATTTGAGGGAAGAGGTCTACGAGACTTATCCTCTTGAAAAGCTGCAagcatcaacatcatcttcaagggaaAGGGCTGTTGACGCTTATCCTTCCGAGCAGCTGCAAGACTCACCTTTATCTTTGAGTGAAGATGTCTATGAGACATATCCTCCCGAGCTGCATGAAGCACCATTATCCCCATGGGAAGAGACTTTTGACACCTATCCTCCCGAGCTTATGCAAGATTCGCGATCACATTTGAGGGAAGAGGTCTACGAGACTTATCCTCTTGAACAGCTGCAagcatcaacatcatcttcaagggaaAGGGCTGTTGACGCTTATCCTTCCGAGCAGCTGCAAGACTCACTTTTATCTTTGAGTGAAGATGTCTATGAGATATATCCTCCCGAGCTTCATGAAGCACCATTATCCCCATGGGAAGAGACTTTTGACACCTATCCTCCCGAGCTCATGCAAGATTCACGATCACATTTGAGGGAAGAGGTCTACGAGACTTATCCTCTTGAACAGCTGCAagcatcaacatcatcttcaagggaaAGGGGTCTTGATGCTTATCCTCCCGAGCAGCTGCAAGAGTTTTAAACACCTTTGAAGGAAGAGGTCTATGAAACATATCCTCCAGAACAGCTGCATGAGTCACCATCATCTCTGCAGGAAGAGGCCTCTGTATACCTACATGTATCGGTATTGTCTCCGAATAAAGAGGTCTTTGAGACTTATTCTCTTGAACAGCTGCAagcatcaacatcatcttcaagggaaGGGGCCTTTGATGCTTATCCTCCCGAGCAGCTGCAAGAGTTTCCATCACCTTTGAAGGAAGAGGTCTATGAAACATATCCTCCAGAACAGCTGCATGAGTCACCATCATCTCTGCAGGAAGAGCCCTTTGAGAAGTATCCTTCTGAATACCTACATGTATCGACATTGTCTGCGAAGAAAGAGGTCGTTGAGACTTATTCTCTTGAACCGCTGCAATCATCAACATCATTTCCGAGGGAAGATGTGAATGAGACTCATCCTTCCGAACAGCTGCAAGTGGTATCACCACACAAGAAAAACAAGAGTTCTGGTCCCCTTATCTACTATAAGCTTCAACTACCACCGTTTCCTCCACAACAAGTTCCTTTGAAAGAAGTGCTGTATGAAACGTTTCCTCCTTTGAAAGCTGATATTGACACTACCCCTTCAGAATAAAGAGTCATTTTCGCGATAAACCAATGACCGTGTTTCTATCACCCCTTAAGGACGAATGATTGTAGACCATTTCCTAGACCAAATTCACATGTAATCATATTGCCCAATGGGTGAGTGGTAATGGTACCACTGACACATATACTTTCCCAAGAAGTAAATTGAGATCGCAGTAGCCATTCGTCAACTGAATGGTTACCGTGAGCCTTAGAACATCAGCGTACAATGTACAACGATTCAAAAGGAACATTACGACAGCTTCGATGCCAAACCGATTGATCTAATGATTCCGTAGAACTAAATTGCCGCTGTGATCTATTAGTCGAAAAAGGGACTAGGGCATGCCAAAAAGGATAATTTCTTCGTGATCACTACTCTAAATGTTCTACTTACAAATAATAATCATTAATTTTCTTTAGCAAACATCAAACATGCGCATCCTGGTTGACATTCAGATAATGCCAAAGAGTGGATCTTTACGCCACCCATTCATATTGTTAGAGACATCCTTGGCCTGATAAATGACTTGAAAgaggcattatttaaaaatatattctggctTTATAGATTTCCGTTTATTATACAGTGCTCACATATGTGTAGCTAAAACCAGGATATTTAAATTTGAGATCATtcacaaaatatcatttccaaaTAAGAAGCTGCTTTAAACTACTGAATATCAGTGAAATTCCACTTATTTATAGTAAAtgaatttacctaattttctgtttttaacagttttttttaagagtccacttttactttcaaaagcgtgaaataaatctaaatagtagtatataatagccggtccggaaacaggatgcaggatgtggagccgagagccgatccacatctctgacgtcacgtccatctctgtcgtcacggcggccatcttggatgagcgtaacgggacacaatgtaacgggacacagtgtaacgggacataacgtaacgggacaagtagatcacggcggccatattggatccaccatctttaaatcgagcgccccactcattatgatggaaatttCGTCTCCGTCGCCatattgacttttttctgttccactggaggccgccatcttggatatcgtcgactttgtttctgctgtatgttcctagatagcgccagcggcgctcatgttttttctgttccgccgcaggccgccatcttggataccgtcgactttgtttctgtcgtttgttcctagagagcgccagcgtcgccctgtatcatcacataaggtcgatgttccattacctaccatagctattatgaaccttatcgacaatttaaatttaattttttatgaaaaatatattggaaacgctgtgattcgaaccatcgcagctctgatctctaggttggaaaacatacgcctttaaccgctcggccatcgagacatttaccagattgaaaattaaataaggtatatataacaattacatgcatatttggacttgtaattttttttttaatttaaagtaataatagcaccacctgttcgagacagaagcaccatcatggattatgaggtcaccgttgcaattaccgttatggtcgtcatctttgaaatccgtaattttaatgctagagattcaggaaaaagttcaaaattcattaaataaatttgtaatctatatactgattgattagatcgacttaggtccttggttcgatccctggacgatacaaaacaactttaatatttttaaaaaatactaaaaaagtgttaggtttgagaaaataaaaacaccacaagttcttttaaaatacttttattacatacatactacaagtacaaaaaaatacacagacaaattactaaagtcttgtggattatgggttatgaggtcaccgttgcaattaccgttatggtcgtcatctttgaaatccgtaattttaatgctagagattcaggaaaaagttcaaaattcattaaataaatttgtaatctatatactgattgattagatcgacttaggtccttggttcgatccctggacgatacaaaacaactttaatatttttaaaaaatacgaaaaaagtgttaggtttgagaaaataaaaacaccacaagttcttttaaaatacttttattacatacatactacaagtacaaaaaaatacacagacaaattactaaagtcttgtggatttctcgattcaaacagtcttcttattgtatggactaagtcctttacatgacttgaaatgtctattcagtctatcaggtcgacatattggtacaccacaattttcacacaaagacgaattatcgacttcattaaaaggacagtgatatatttcatgttgttttgcacttcgaatagtttctaatgttttgttacaaaatatacagcttgattccgatgaatgtacacctagtctattacaattcctgaggtgtcgttttaatcttccatagtgtataaacttaacattgcttaaacacctgttgcactgatatttaatgcgttcagagttactactacaattgtgtattacataatcacgtaatttcaagtttttgatcttctcgcagtacgtgcagtcgggtgatggaacaccgctggatgctccttccttcatcaatgacactggaactgttgacaaccattgtaacactgctgacatgttaacttctgaagccgttggggtctgctctgcggaagatgttgcacgcgtcgaaatctcctgctgtgctgagagagcaggtgtagctgtagacatcgatgacatcgtgctctgcactgatgatggtagaccttcaatccaggttggtgtagatagtggtaatgatgccatcgagttctcaagaacagctagatactggtctattatgttatacaagtctaactatccgagccgtttatcaccgcagtcagagacggactgaagtacatatcacctggggtctcacttatatagtctcatttgcttgttcaacacatgagtcaaatcaataaccatgttcattatacttctcggagcattttttataatgatgatgtaagctgtcgagacgtgaaattagtttattacattttatacactgaaattgtattctttgagcattattctgacagctgcttctttcatgtctgcgcgcatttgaagtgaaagtaaatgatgcgccacaatatttgcattgatgcgatgtatgctcttcattaattgatgtctggaatgcagatggtgaaacttcagctgatggtggaacagcacgtatcgttgtctcctctgcagcaggtatcgggatctccgacgccatcatcgttgctgccatcgaggtccccgctgctgacggtaaactttctattccggtcgacataactaaatctcacgaaacttactggagagagcacgtccgtactgcaccgtggtcataggtgaactgcgggtccagtcgttcgaacctcgcttatatacccacggtctactagtatgctacatgagtcaaaataatgtctgtatttaaaattatttttttattaggtacctaaaaattgtagaaataaaaaacacacgagttcaagttttacacatttatttataaaacatacacaaatacacattaggttaaggaatcaagcattttcacaagcaaagcctttaatgccgcacgaactgactcgtcgactccggttccaactggttcgcaggccacgggatcaggaacacaggtttccagctggtcatcttctgcgatgtcgacaactccgacaagacatggtcgatgacgtctgtgaccacgtctacgcctgggctttggctcagtgctagttgggacagattcactgcctgaactgcgacgatgagacgcacaccgtttggacgtctgcgtagaagcatcacaggtcgcaacaggttgcaacacgtccatgtttggtgttgcacgtgcagacgaggcgactacctcagcgatgctggcaggaaggattgtgtgtggtctcatgtgatagacggcacagtttccaggttcgcaacaatctaccagctgctgggtcggttcgtaggacacaggaaagtgcgcaaaccgccaatgctgagcgcctccatcacaggtttctgtatatgtacgtagatacccggaatcccagtagctgtactcgacactgctgaagctaggtcttgcgctcacgtacacgttagcaggatgaaacgtaaacatcttcttgcaggtcgaacgacaactgaaggcacgtacgtaggtacgccatttatatatatgcaggctcctactaacattgagtgtgccatttctgcattaactgcgagtttgtgcaggcacagacacattcaaacttgccgtttggatgcttagcttcgtacattgaacagagtttgcgcagggaaggacagccgtagtcggtctgtatatctacaatttcagctgctccgacgtcacacagttctcgtagccatttcttctgttcaggtccggcaacgtagattatttcgttttgcagtagtaagtcttgaagtgtgtttttcacttggtggtacggaatttttccttcgtcccactccagtccatgataatatttacatagccattcattcgaccgtttacttttttcgtctagtagtttccaaggatacgggggtcggaagctgcgggttcgagtcttgtctccggaggtgacggcaatttccttgagcatgaatccgttttggctctggaaaccttgcaggttgcagtacatcttgtggctagcaatgctcggtcgtaactaaattatcatagaaaacgaaacggtatttatgtcagaattttcacaagtttgtctcgacaattgtacgatgcaagccgatcgtgaagtatcagacaaaaagcataggtgtttggcggaatatttccactagtcgttatctcgatcctacagtcgatgatgtttgaatttatacgatcatcctgtttggaaacgtcaaacaccattaacggtgccttgttcttgaaactgtcgggactcagtatcggtgactttatccgcccgtagtaagcttgctgaaacttggcatacatttgatatgctagaagaaatcttccactttcaaaatccatgttcatgtcaacgttcTCTAATACTAACGTTAGGATCTTCATTGTgaataaaaaatttctctgtgagtgtgtgtgcatgtataatattctgtgttataattacaaaataaaaataaaaaaaattacttataggcTAATACTCAATACTGAAATACAGACtctacacaataaataaagctcgaacaatatggttagcttgaatctgtgatagtatatggaaaattataattaagtatgtaaaattatgaacaaataaaccatttgtgtcagctcaaatgtttgttaaatgactggaagttaggttgggcacatcatttaaaaacaacaaaagttattgtcaatattaaaattgggttccaacattaatgcacaccacgatatagtttatattataatgttttaataataaatcccggccaactgttgtcaatggtagagaacgaaattcatacctttggacttctgaaattccgacgagtactcagtattagccgacagactcgattgtatttagttaattgcttcactcataaaatataatcttatacgattatcatttcaaaaggaaaaacacggccttcgtatttctttttaattatttccttttcgagGATATCCATTCttccattcatttttaaaaactccttcctaagcatagagtaatgtacatacaatatcacaattccaataccatagcacatacttcaatatatcaaacaaacatggcactgaaaactaaatatatatcgattcacaaaaccaatgcaaaaagttcATCTGTAACAATGTTTCGTTACAGATTGCCGCTCCCTGTTGTGTATATAAAAAAGTCGCCGTTATATCGTATCACGTGTCT is from Bacillus rossius redtenbacheri isolate Brsri chromosome 15, Brsri_v3, whole genome shotgun sequence and encodes:
- the LOC134539735 gene encoding uncharacterized protein LOC134539735, which gives rise to MRRILRVSVFVIIDVLFAELCTCMPTPQFYSGSPVVEHPGAAIAGRASPLDSGGAGMVYVLVGLVSLPVLVTVLWLLRQLWRMLASCAGRGCPASRPDHGLEEVVIIPADHQLHCSVPHLKEQGVPSSSSALLPDGPLVSSQQQHKFSPVSLMEEMLLASTREQMQSASTPQLHDCSLASSREQMMSTSAPLDEKAVLMSIHDQLQLENRELVTCRHHMLLYSTAPQVDYVKGLFADYQSPIRHVEETEVEATCDQDQAVLSPPMQDLEAFSIPDAFAPADADSDNPQYPQESGKTSFMKSTLSAVMTASISGLRFLQRTWSVLASITPYWLHGITHHRNIQLTYLREVGEVFNGYPPEHRQKSPFSPREEAFEFYSLEQLVVDTSFPRKNVCETYPPEQLHESRSSPREEAFENYPSEQLQDSPSSLKEEVYETYPLEQLQASTSSSRERAVDAYPSEQLQDSPLSLSEDVYETYPPELHEAPLSPWEETFDTYPPELMQDSRSHLREEVYETYPLEKLQASTSSSRERAVDAYPSEQLQDSPLSLSEDVYETYPPELHEAPLSPWEETFDTYPPELMQDSRSHLREEVYETYPLEQLQASTSSSRERAVDAYPSEQLQDSLLSLSEDVYEIYPPELHEAPLSPWEETFDTYPPELMQDSRSHLREEVYETYPLEQLQASTSSSRERGLDAYPPEQLQEF